The following are encoded together in the Flavihumibacter fluvii genome:
- a CDS encoding PSD1 and planctomycete cytochrome C domain-containing protein, giving the protein MSYKHLIFLASIVCAVFLLVACVNQQNDTAENLPATVSYNFHIRPILSDKCFKCHGPDQNKREAGLRLDIPEFAFAPLQETKGAFAIVRGKPDSSELFRRITSEDPTYKMPTPESHLGSLTSHEIALFRKWIETGAEYEPLWSFAEPVKSALPSIGDKSWVRNEIDYFIVEKQTENGLTHSPEADKERLLKRLSIDITGLPPSEDRMNRFLSDKSPNAYEKMVEELINLPQYGEKMALHWLDVGRYADSYGYQDDNIRTQWAWRDWVIHAFNENMPYNDFITWQIAGDLIPGATKEQVLATAFFRNHKYTEEGGVIPEEYRIQYNLDKTRTYSKGILGLTMECAQCHDHKYDPISQKAYFEMFAFFNNSKEVGYEGDVSISKPAKTPILTITHDEIKNIMPFINAQDTGSMTVSVMGDLDTVRPTYILNRGVYDQPTTLVKATALETVMPFDSVQLPRNRLGLAKWTVSEKNPLTARVFVNQIWQEIFGRGLVKTSGDFGMQGDLPTHPKLLDWLAVDFMENGWDIKRLIKKIVSSATYRQSAAISKEALQKDPENLFLSHAPRVRLKAELVRDLVLSSSGLLVPKIGGPSVKPYQPKGLWESATSGRGVLATYKQDTGTALYRRGMYTFIKLTVPPPSMALFDASNRDQCEVKRGQTNTPLQALAMMNDPYVLEASRVFAQKLIAASPDAHANIAVAFRRILSRRPSPKEVELLEQYYEEQLASFKGGKLDALKTIQVGEYPLDKKLEKNELAALMKLINLIYNMEETIVKT; this is encoded by the coding sequence ATGAGTTATAAGCATCTGATTTTCCTTGCCAGTATTGTATGTGCTGTATTTTTGTTAGTTGCCTGTGTAAACCAACAAAATGATACAGCAGAAAATTTGCCTGCCACAGTTAGTTATAATTTCCATATCAGGCCGATCCTTTCAGATAAGTGTTTTAAATGCCATGGTCCGGACCAGAATAAACGGGAAGCCGGATTACGCCTGGATATTCCGGAATTCGCTTTTGCCCCGCTCCAGGAAACCAAAGGAGCATTTGCAATTGTTCGGGGTAAACCAGATTCATCAGAATTATTCCGGCGTATTACATCCGAGGACCCTACGTATAAAATGCCCACGCCTGAATCACACCTGGGTTCCCTCACCTCCCATGAAATTGCTTTATTCAGGAAATGGATTGAAACCGGAGCCGAATATGAACCGCTTTGGTCCTTTGCAGAACCTGTCAAATCAGCTTTGCCATCAATAGGCGACAAATCCTGGGTTCGCAATGAAATAGATTATTTCATTGTTGAAAAACAAACCGAAAACGGATTGACGCATAGTCCGGAAGCTGATAAAGAAAGACTGTTAAAAAGGTTGTCTATAGATATTACTGGATTGCCACCTTCCGAAGATCGGATGAACCGATTTCTTTCAGACAAATCTCCCAATGCATATGAAAAGATGGTGGAGGAATTGATAAACCTTCCACAATATGGAGAAAAAATGGCCTTGCACTGGTTGGATGTGGGCAGGTATGCAGATAGTTATGGCTACCAGGATGATAATATCCGTACACAATGGGCCTGGCGCGATTGGGTGATCCATGCCTTCAATGAAAATATGCCTTATAATGATTTTATTACCTGGCAGATAGCGGGTGATTTGATACCTGGCGCCACCAAAGAACAGGTTCTGGCGACGGCATTTTTCAGGAACCACAAATACACTGAAGAAGGAGGGGTAATTCCCGAAGAATACCGGATACAATATAACCTGGATAAAACCAGGACTTATAGTAAAGGTATCCTTGGTTTAACGATGGAGTGTGCCCAGTGCCATGACCATAAATATGATCCCATTTCTCAGAAGGCCTATTTTGAAATGTTTGCTTTCTTTAACAATTCGAAGGAAGTAGGGTATGAAGGTGACGTTTCCATTTCCAAACCGGCAAAGACGCCTATACTTACTATAACGCATGATGAAATAAAAAATATCATGCCGTTCATTAATGCGCAGGATACCGGCTCAATGACTGTTTCAGTGATGGGGGACCTGGACACTGTTCGGCCAACTTATATCCTTAACCGTGGCGTGTATGACCAGCCAACAACACTGGTTAAAGCGACTGCATTGGAAACCGTGATGCCATTTGATTCTGTGCAGCTGCCCAGGAACCGCCTTGGGCTGGCGAAATGGACGGTGAGTGAAAAGAACCCGTTGACTGCAAGGGTTTTTGTGAACCAGATCTGGCAGGAGATTTTTGGGCGGGGTCTTGTAAAAACTTCCGGTGATTTTGGTATGCAGGGAGATTTGCCTACACATCCGAAACTATTGGACTGGCTTGCCGTAGATTTCATGGAAAATGGCTGGGATATTAAGCGCCTTATTAAAAAGATTGTGAGTTCAGCAACTTACCGCCAGTCGGCTGCAATCAGTAAGGAGGCGTTACAAAAAGACCCTGAAAACCTTTTCCTTTCACATGCGCCAAGGGTTCGATTAAAAGCAGAACTGGTTCGGGACCTTGTTTTATCATCCAGCGGATTATTGGTGCCAAAAATCGGAGGCCCCAGTGTAAAACCATACCAACCCAAGGGATTATGGGAAAGTGCTACTTCCGGTAGGGGCGTTTTAGCTACATATAAGCAGGATACAGGTACGGCACTATATCGGCGCGGCATGTACACATTTATCAAATTGACCGTACCACCACCATCCATGGCTTTATTTGATGCCAGTAACCGCGACCAGTGTGAAGTGAAAAGAGGCCAGACCAACACACCATTACAGGCGCTGGCCATGATGAATGATCCTTATGTACTGGAGGCATCACGGGTATTTGCCCAGAAATTGATTGCAGCTAGCCCAGATGCTCATGCGAATATTGCCGTTGCCTTCCGGAGGATACTTAGCAGGAGACCTTCACCGAAGGAAGTTGAATTATTGGAACAATATTATGAAGAACAGTTGGCCTCCTTTAAAGGAGGAAAGCTGGATGCATTAAAAACTATTCAGGTCGGTGAATATCCTTTGGATAAAAAGCTGGAAAAAAACGAACTGGCAGCCCTGATGAAACTGATCAACCTGATCTATAACATGGAAGAAACTATCGTAAAAACATGA
- a CDS encoding DUF1501 domain-containing protein: protein MQKELLQHHLNMNRRRFLSKLSLGIGSVALGSLLIPDLFTGKVQEEALLQRLPHFAPKAKRIIYLFQNGAPSQLELFDYKPMLREKFGEDLPASIRMGQRLTGMTADQKKFPMAGSFFNFSQYGQSRAWISEILPHTASVVDDLCIIKSIYTEAINHDPALTFFQTGAQVGNRPSMGAWLSYGLGSENQNLPAYCVLLSKGKGNGQGVYSKLWTNGFLDSIHQGVQFSSGENPVLYLNNPESVDKADRRKMLDQLEGLNAENFKTFGDPEINTKVQQYEMAYRMQTAVPEVTDTSKEPESIIKLYGSDCLVPGTYAANCLLARKLSENGVRFVQLYHQGWDGHGNLPNEIRGQCLDTDQASAALITDLKQRGMLDETLVIWGGEFGRTNYCQGTLTKENYGRDHHPRCFTIWMAGGGVKPGVYGETDDFGYNITENPVHVHDFHATVLHLMGLNHEELTFKHLGRRYRLTDVAGTVVKDIIKA from the coding sequence ATGCAAAAAGAATTACTGCAACATCACCTCAATATGAACAGGCGTCGTTTCCTGTCGAAATTGAGCCTGGGTATTGGTAGTGTGGCATTAGGTTCATTGCTCATACCCGACCTGTTTACCGGAAAAGTGCAGGAAGAAGCCCTTTTGCAGCGCCTTCCCCATTTTGCGCCAAAGGCCAAGCGGATTATTTATCTCTTTCAGAATGGTGCACCCTCACAGCTGGAATTGTTTGATTACAAACCCATGCTTCGTGAAAAATTTGGCGAAGATTTACCGGCTTCCATACGTATGGGCCAGCGGCTGACCGGAATGACTGCAGACCAGAAGAAATTTCCAATGGCAGGATCCTTCTTCAACTTTTCCCAGTATGGTCAATCACGGGCATGGATCAGCGAAATTCTACCCCATACGGCCAGCGTAGTTGATGACCTTTGTATTATTAAAAGCATCTATACCGAAGCCATCAACCATGATCCGGCTTTAACCTTTTTCCAAACTGGTGCACAAGTTGGTAACCGCCCCAGCATGGGCGCCTGGCTGAGTTATGGGTTGGGCAGTGAAAACCAGAACCTGCCCGCTTATTGTGTACTATTATCTAAGGGAAAGGGCAATGGGCAAGGTGTATATTCAAAACTCTGGACTAATGGTTTCCTGGATTCCATTCACCAGGGCGTTCAGTTCAGCAGTGGCGAGAACCCGGTACTATACCTCAATAATCCGGAGTCAGTGGATAAGGCCGATCGTCGTAAAATGCTCGACCAACTGGAAGGATTAAACGCAGAGAATTTCAAAACATTCGGTGATCCGGAGATCAATACTAAAGTACAGCAATATGAAATGGCCTACCGCATGCAGACAGCAGTACCAGAGGTAACAGACACCAGTAAGGAACCAGAATCGATCATCAAATTGTATGGGTCAGATTGCCTTGTGCCTGGCACGTATGCTGCAAATTGCCTGCTTGCACGTAAATTATCAGAGAACGGCGTACGGTTTGTACAACTTTATCACCAGGGCTGGGATGGTCATGGAAATTTGCCAAATGAGATCCGAGGTCAATGTTTGGATACCGACCAGGCATCTGCAGCCTTGATCACTGATTTAAAACAAAGGGGAATGCTCGATGAAACCCTGGTGATCTGGGGAGGTGAATTTGGTCGCACCAATTATTGCCAGGGAACATTAACCAAGGAAAATTATGGTCGTGATCACCATCCGCGTTGTTTTACCATATGGATGGCTGGCGGTGGTGTTAAGCCTGGAGTATATGGTGAGACAGATGACTTTGGCTATAATATCACGGAGAATCCGGTTCATGTGCATGATTTCCATGCAACTGTTTTGCATCTTATGGGATTGAACCATGAAGAACTTACTTTTAAACACCTTGGCCGACGGTATCGCTTAACCGATGTTGCCGGTACCGTCGTAAAAGATATCATCAAAGCATAA
- a CDS encoding 6-bladed beta-propeller, whose protein sequence is MDRREFVRNSSLAMAGLMVGPFGYENGEIIGHGNKRYKLDTLWSRADVAKNPVNDCHEMVQDSKGRIILLTNETRNNILIYDKKGKLLKWWGTTYPGAHGLTLFNENGTEVLFICDNNRHQVIKTTLDGRELMVLDYPKETGQYTKAEEYVPTETAIAPNGDIYVADGYGKDFIIWYDAKGNYKGYFGGRGKDASNLLNAHGIAVDARDPRHPHLIVTSRQENAFKKYDFSGAYLGTIAMPGAWVCRPVIKGDYLYAAVLQTNDKQGQGSGFVTILDKENKVVSNPGGIQPAYENNELQQLSQATKSFVYPHDVCVDDEENLYVAQWNSGKVYPYKLSPVV, encoded by the coding sequence ATGGATCGCAGAGAATTTGTACGGAATAGCTCCCTGGCCATGGCTGGATTAATGGTTGGCCCGTTCGGATACGAGAATGGGGAAATTATTGGCCATGGAAATAAAAGGTATAAGCTGGATACCTTGTGGAGTCGGGCAGACGTCGCCAAAAACCCGGTGAATGACTGTCATGAAATGGTTCAGGACAGCAAGGGCAGGATTATTTTACTGACAAATGAAACCCGCAATAATATCCTGATTTATGATAAAAAAGGCAAGCTGCTGAAGTGGTGGGGGACTACATATCCAGGAGCGCACGGACTGACGTTATTTAACGAGAATGGCACTGAAGTATTATTTATTTGTGATAACAACCGGCACCAGGTAATCAAAACAACACTTGATGGCCGTGAGTTGATGGTACTTGATTATCCTAAAGAAACCGGTCAGTATACAAAGGCTGAAGAATATGTACCAACAGAAACGGCTATCGCTCCCAATGGTGATATTTATGTTGCAGATGGTTATGGTAAAGATTTTATTATTTGGTATGATGCGAAGGGAAATTATAAAGGCTATTTCGGTGGAAGGGGAAAGGATGCTTCCAATCTCCTGAATGCCCATGGTATTGCTGTTGATGCAAGGGATCCCAGGCATCCTCATTTAATTGTGACCTCACGCCAGGAAAATGCGTTTAAAAAGTACGATTTCAGTGGTGCGTACCTCGGCACAATTGCTATGCCTGGTGCATGGGTTTGCAGACCGGTAATAAAAGGTGATTACCTGTATGCAGCAGTTTTGCAAACAAATGACAAGCAAGGCCAGGGTTCTGGATTTGTAACTATACTTGACAAAGAAAATAAAGTGGTTTCTAATCCAGGGGGAATCCAACCTGCCTACGAGAATAACGAGTTGCAGCAATTGTCGCAGGCAACAAAAAGCTTTGTATATCCGCACGATGTATGTGTAGATGATGAAGAAAATTTATATGTGGCGCAATGGAATTCCGGTAAAGTATATCCTTATAAATTATCTCCTGTAGTCTGA
- a CDS encoding DUF2231 domain-containing protein — MHPLVLHFPLVLVFLSAIWEFFFSSKRQDNLFISIGDGLMLITAFCTMITAIMGMLLSREPGYDADAIWVHKCGGVTISLLVLGWYSSRNYIRQQNYRLLTAGAVTVLTLIVTGHEGASITHGENFLLAPVTKEVTRPKVNIEDAKLYADVIQPILDAKCLSCHNSKKAKGDLIMETAAAFFKGGKNGKLWDTTASDLGLLLSRIHLPLDDKKHMPPKGKLQLTPEEATILALWLRSGADTTVRLMALNPSDSIRVLAASQFSASSDEAYSFPPASDGMIRSLNNFYRLVAPVAAESPALQVSYFGAFQFKGEAIEELLPVKQQVISILLNKMPVVDNDMKVIAQFKELRDLNLSFTKVSDSGINALLSLPNLKHLSVSGTRVTASGLKRVAAIKSLKQLYCWSTDVSDEDLVSIRKEFPLLNIENGFTGDSITIQLNPPIIDNEESIIEGSVPLRIKHFVKGVEIRYTIDGKEPDSIDALIYDSKVQVSDAVTIKARAFKKGWISSETSSRLFYKKGFAPDSMRLSNAPDSAYRGKGAQTLFDGIKGDNNFRSGLWLGFRQKPMDLEVYFNAPRQVSSVMVSGLVDIGGYLMPPEQIQVWGGNAGESLRLLSMLKPKQPSKDSSAYQASYVVNFNPVRLTHIRLLIKPVNALPKWHNGKGEKGWLFTDEIFIR, encoded by the coding sequence ATGCATCCCCTTGTTTTGCATTTTCCATTGGTGCTGGTTTTTTTGTCTGCGATATGGGAGTTTTTCTTCAGTAGCAAACGACAGGATAACCTGTTTATTTCTATTGGCGATGGCTTGATGCTTATAACAGCATTTTGCACCATGATTACTGCAATCATGGGAATGTTGTTATCGCGGGAACCAGGTTATGATGCCGATGCCATCTGGGTACATAAATGTGGCGGTGTTACCATTTCCCTCCTGGTATTGGGTTGGTACAGCAGCCGGAATTACATCCGGCAACAAAATTACCGGTTACTCACTGCAGGTGCTGTTACTGTATTGACCCTGATTGTTACCGGCCATGAAGGCGCCAGCATCACCCATGGGGAAAATTTCTTACTGGCACCTGTTACTAAAGAAGTGACCAGGCCGAAAGTTAATATTGAAGATGCGAAATTATACGCTGACGTTATTCAACCTATTCTGGATGCAAAATGCCTGAGTTGCCATAACTCAAAAAAGGCAAAAGGTGATTTGATAATGGAAACAGCCGCCGCTTTTTTTAAAGGCGGCAAAAATGGCAAATTATGGGATACAACCGCCAGTGACCTGGGTTTATTACTAAGTCGTATTCACCTGCCGCTGGATGATAAAAAACACATGCCTCCAAAAGGCAAATTGCAACTTACACCTGAAGAGGCGACCATCCTGGCGCTTTGGCTTCGATCAGGTGCGGATACAACTGTACGGCTGATGGCGCTCAATCCTTCAGATAGCATAAGGGTATTAGCAGCCAGTCAATTTTCTGCAAGCAGTGATGAGGCTTATTCATTTCCTCCTGCTTCGGATGGAATGATTCGTTCCCTGAATAATTTTTACAGGCTTGTTGCACCGGTTGCGGCAGAATCCCCTGCTTTACAGGTCAGTTATTTTGGAGCTTTCCAATTCAAAGGCGAAGCAATAGAAGAATTGCTACCTGTTAAACAACAGGTTATTTCGATCTTATTGAATAAGATGCCTGTGGTTGACAATGACATGAAGGTAATTGCACAGTTTAAAGAGTTGCGTGATTTGAATCTATCCTTTACAAAAGTTAGTGATAGTGGCATCAATGCATTATTATCATTACCTAATCTGAAGCATTTATCTGTTTCAGGAACCAGGGTTACTGCTTCCGGCTTAAAAAGAGTTGCAGCAATTAAAAGCCTGAAACAATTGTACTGCTGGAGTACTGATGTTTCTGATGAAGACCTGGTAAGCATTAGAAAAGAATTTCCATTATTGAATATTGAAAATGGATTTACAGGTGATTCTATTACAATTCAATTGAACCCGCCAATAATAGATAACGAGGAATCCATAATTGAGGGATCGGTACCGCTGCGAATAAAACATTTTGTAAAAGGCGTGGAGATCAGGTATACAATAGATGGGAAGGAACCAGATAGCATTGATGCATTGATATACGATAGTAAAGTTCAGGTCAGTGATGCCGTTACTATAAAAGCGAGGGCCTTTAAAAAGGGTTGGATCAGCAGTGAGACCTCGTCCCGCTTGTTTTATAAAAAAGGTTTTGCACCCGACTCAATGCGGTTATCAAATGCGCCAGACTCCGCTTATAGGGGGAAAGGTGCCCAGACTTTATTTGATGGTATTAAAGGGGATAATAATTTCCGTTCTGGTTTGTGGCTTGGATTTCGGCAGAAACCGATGGATCTGGAGGTGTATTTTAATGCACCCCGGCAGGTTAGTTCAGTGATGGTAAGCGGGCTGGTAGACATTGGTGGTTATCTCATGCCGCCGGAACAGATTCAGGTATGGGGGGGCAATGCCGGTGAGTCACTCCGTTTATTGTCAATGTTGAAACCAAAGCAACCCAGCAAAGATTCGTCAGCTTACCAGGCCTCATATGTAGTTAATTTTAATCCGGTTCGATTGACACATATCCGGTTGCTCATAAAACCTGTAAATGCCTTGCCCAAATGGCATAATGGTAAAGGCGAAAAAGGATGGTTATTTACAGATGAGATTTTTATCCGGTAA
- a CDS encoding 3-keto-disaccharide hydrolase, giving the protein MKHIVFLFISGILSIGSNAQDNSLSTQQKKDGWVRLFDGKSTAGWKGAFLPEFPSKGWQVADGQLMVEPSEGKESVNGGDIVTVNSYGNFELLVDFKLTEGANSGIKYFVDPAQPVPSNPRSAIGLEYQVLDDARHPDAVLGRDGNRTLGSLYDLIAAPKDKPLNPVGQWNTARIISKNNHIEHWLNGRKILSYDRDSEEFRKLVAISKYKDITGFGMVKEGRILLQDHGNRVYFKNIYIRNL; this is encoded by the coding sequence ATGAAACATATCGTATTCCTTTTCATTTCTGGCATCCTGAGTATTGGCAGTAACGCCCAGGACAATTCCTTATCCACACAACAAAAGAAGGATGGCTGGGTGAGGTTATTTGATGGTAAAAGTACAGCAGGATGGAAGGGGGCATTTTTGCCTGAATTCCCTTCAAAGGGCTGGCAGGTGGCAGATGGCCAGTTGATGGTTGAACCATCTGAGGGGAAAGAGTCGGTAAATGGTGGTGATATAGTTACAGTAAATTCGTATGGAAATTTTGAATTGCTCGTTGATTTTAAGTTAACGGAAGGGGCAAATAGCGGCATCAAATATTTTGTAGATCCCGCACAGCCGGTACCTTCAAATCCGCGATCCGCGATAGGTCTTGAATACCAGGTCCTGGATGATGCCCGTCATCCGGATGCGGTATTGGGCCGTGATGGAAACAGAACGCTGGGTTCATTATACGACCTTATAGCTGCCCCAAAAGATAAACCACTTAATCCTGTAGGACAATGGAATACTGCCAGAATCATATCGAAGAATAATCATATAGAACATTGGCTAAACGGGAGAAAAATACTGTCTTATGATCGTGACAGTGAAGAATTCCGGAAACTGGTCGCGATCAGTAAATACAAGGATATTACCGGATTTGGAATGGTAAAGGAAGGAAGGATTTTATTACAGGATCATGGCAACAGGGTGTACTTCAAGAATATCTACATCAGGAATTTGTAA
- a CDS encoding acyl transferase gives MRSELIHKIFGPAENLTNELILDVFRYQYEQNTLYRDFCQAVHRSPEKVQELTDLPFLPIRFFKSHQVVTGQYSPETWFESSGTTGTMNSRHYLRTMELYRKSFIGGFNLFYGNPSDWCIIGLLPSYLERQHSSLVVMVDDLIRLSGHSQSGFYLYDFDRLENTLTTLELAGQKVLLIGVTFALLDFAELFPMELRHTTIMETGGMKGRRKEITRVELHEILAKAFGHPPIHSEYGMTELLSQAYAGDNGHFYTPPWMKILLREEDDPLAILPRSGYSPPEDTGRAKNGAINVIDLANLDSCCFIATDDMGKMYPDGGFEVLGRIDNSDIRGCSLMTV, from the coding sequence ATGAGAAGCGAATTGATTCATAAAATTTTCGGTCCGGCTGAAAACCTGACCAACGAGCTTATCCTGGATGTATTCCGCTACCAATACGAGCAAAACACGTTGTACCGGGATTTTTGCCAGGCAGTCCACCGCAGTCCTGAAAAGGTACAAGAACTTACGGACCTGCCTTTCCTGCCGATCCGGTTTTTCAAATCGCACCAGGTAGTAACTGGTCAATATTCCCCTGAAACCTGGTTTGAAAGCAGTGGAACCACGGGAACAATGAACAGCCGCCATTACTTACGAACAATGGAACTTTACAGAAAGAGTTTTATAGGCGGGTTCAACCTGTTTTATGGAAATCCATCAGATTGGTGCATAATTGGACTTCTGCCTTCTTACCTTGAACGGCAGCACTCTTCCCTGGTGGTGATGGTTGACGACCTGATACGCTTATCTGGTCATTCCCAAAGCGGATTTTACCTGTACGACTTCGACCGCCTGGAAAACACCCTGACCACCCTTGAGCTGGCAGGACAGAAGGTATTACTGATCGGGGTAACTTTTGCCCTGCTTGATTTTGCTGAATTGTTCCCCATGGAACTTCGGCATACCACAATTATGGAAACTGGTGGAATGAAGGGTCGCAGGAAAGAGATCACAAGGGTTGAACTCCATGAAATTCTGGCTAAAGCTTTCGGCCATCCCCCTATTCATTCCGAATATGGCATGACCGAACTGCTGTCGCAGGCTTATGCCGGCGATAATGGCCATTTCTATACGCCACCCTGGATGAAAATCCTGCTCCGCGAGGAAGACGACCCCCTGGCCATCCTTCCACGTTCAGGGTATTCCCCTCCAGAAGATACCGGACGGGCAAAAAATGGTGCGATCAATGTGATTGACCTGGCCAACCTCGATTCCTGCTGCTTCATTGCCACAGATGATATGGGTAAAATGTACCCTGATGGCGGATTTGAAGTACTTGGAAGAATAGACAATTCCGATATCAGGGGATGCAGCCTAATGACGGTATAA